In the Setaria italica strain Yugu1 chromosome VI, Setaria_italica_v2.0, whole genome shotgun sequence genome, one interval contains:
- the LOC101755188 gene encoding FHA domain-containing protein FHA2: MPHVKAVPATLGAGGMPGGSSGADGEVDAGFAKLQGEDFEYYMQTYSIMLGRNSKKSTVDVDLSSLGGGMNISRHHARIFYDFQRRRFALDVIGKNGCLVEGVLHLPGNPPVKLDSQDLLQIGDKKFYFLLPTRSIFASAAAARHAPIIPQQLPPPSYARPGRPRLSDFHDRSFEGDYGREVDDIGNGISESGVRGKLIKRNKKSSGELDIYGGHRINVEAIGTLGEDSRSEIRSRGDRDMDNQQILQAEEKEVVSSVATVLSDLCGPGEWMPMTKLHTELLEQFGNVWHPSRVRKYLTTDDWSPTETKGRPWFGLLALLRKYPEHFVINTRSKGRVTSEFVSLVSLLS; the protein is encoded by the exons ATGCCCCACGTCAAGGCCGTCCCTGCTACCCTGGGTGCGGGCGGAATGCCCGGTGGGTCTTCGGGCGCTGATGGTGAGGTGGATGCGGGGTTTGCCAAGCTCCAGGGCGAAGATTTCGAGTACTACATGCAGACGTACTCCATCATGCTGGGCCGCAACAGCAAGAAATCGACGGTGGATGTGGATCTCTCGAGCCTCGGCGGGGGTATGAACATCTCCCGCCACCACGCCCGGATATTCTACGATTTCCAGCGACGCCGGTTCGCCCTCGATGTTATCGGCAAGAACGGATGCCTTGTTGAGGGTGTTCTGCACCTCCCTGGAAACCCGCCTGTTAAGCTTGATTCGCAGGATCTGCTGCAGATTGGGGACAAGAAGTTTTACTTCCTGCTCCCGACGCGGTCCATCTTtgcgtcggctgctgctgctcggcatGCACCAATTATTCCACAGCAGCTCCCTCCACCATCGTACGCACGTCCAGGGCGCCCTCGTTTGTCTGATTTTCACGACCGCTCCTTTGAAGGTGATTATGGTCGGGAGGTCGATGACATTGGGAATGGAATCAGTGAAAGTGGGGTGAGGGGGAAGTTGATAAAGAGAAACAAGAAGTCGTCCGGAGAATTGGATATCTACGGTGGGCACCGAATCAACGTGGAAGCAATAGGAACACTAGGTGAAG ACAGTAGATCAGAAATAAGATCAAGGGGTGACAGGGATATGGACAACCAACAAATCCTTCAAGCagaagagaaagaggtcgtttcATCTGTTGCCACAGTGTTATCTGACCTCTGCGGTCCTGGAGAATGGATGCCCATGACAAAACTCCACACCGAG CTCCTTGAACAGTTTGGCAACGTGTGGCATCCCAGCAGGGTCCGAAAGTACCTAACAACAGACGACTGGTCACCAACGGAGACGAAGGGCAGGCCTTGGTTTGGCCTTCTGGCGCTGCTCAGAAAGTACCCGGAGCATTTCGTCATCAACACAAGATCGAAAGGCAGAGTGACCTCGGAGTTTGTCTCGCTGGTCTCCTTGCTCTCCTAG